The following coding sequences are from one Streptococcus mitis window:
- a CDS encoding DNA translocase FtsK, producing MANKNTSKTRRRPSKAELERKEAIQRMLISLGIALLLIFAAFKLGAAGITIYNIIRLLVGSLAYLAIFGILLYLFFFKWIRKQEGLLSGFFTIFAGLLLIFEAYLVWKYGLDKSVLKGTMAQVVTDLTGFRTTSFAGGGLIGVALYIPTAFLFSNIGTYFIGSILILAGALLISPWSVYDIAEFFSRGFAKWREGHELRKEERFVKQEEKARQKAEEEARLEREEVEKALLDLPPVDVETGEILTEDVVLDAPPVPEEEWVEPEIILPQAELEFAEQEDGSDDEDVRVDFSAKEALEYKLPSLQLFAPDRPKDQSKEKKIVRENIKILEETFASFGIKVTVERAEIGPSVTKYEVKPAVGVRVNRISNLADDLALALAAKDVRIEAPIPGKSLVGIEVPNSEIATVSFRELWEQSQTKAENLLEIPLGKAVNGTARAFDLSKMPHLLVAGSTGSGKSVAVNGIIASILMKARPDQVKFMMVDPKMVELSVYNDIPHLLIPVVTNPRKASKALQKVVDEMENRYELFAKVGVRNIAGFNAKVEEFNAQSEYKQIPLPLIVVIVDELADLMMVASKEVEDAIIRLGQKARAAGIHMILATQRPSVDVISGLIKANVPSRVAFAVSSGTDSRTILDENGAEKLLGRGDMLFKPIDENHPVRLQGSFISDDDVERIVNFIKAQADADYDESFDPGEVSENEGEFSDGESGGDPLFEEAKALVIETQKASASMIQRRLSVGFNRATRLMEELEMAGVIGPAEGTKPRKVLQQ from the coding sequence ATGGCAAACAAGAATACAAGTAAAACAAGACGGAGACCGTCTAAAGCAGAACTCGAAAGAAAAGAAGCGATTCAACGGATGTTGATTTCGTTAGGAATCGCGCTGTTATTGATTTTCGCAGCCTTTAAATTAGGGGCTGCAGGTATAACCATTTACAATATAATTCGCTTGCTGGTGGGTAGTCTAGCTTATTTGGCAATATTTGGTATCCTGCTCTACCTCTTCTTTTTCAAGTGGATACGAAAACAGGAAGGGCTTCTATCTGGCTTTTTCACTATATTTGCGGGCTTGCTCCTGATTTTTGAAGCCTACTTAGTTTGGAAATATGGTTTGGACAAGTCCGTTCTAAAAGGAACCATGGCTCAGGTTGTGACGGATTTAACTGGTTTTCGAACGACCAGTTTTGCTGGGGGGGGCTTGATTGGGGTTGCTCTTTATATTCCAACCGCCTTTCTCTTTTCAAATATCGGCACTTACTTTATTGGTTCTATCTTGATTTTAGCTGGAGCCCTGCTAATCAGTCCTTGGTCTGTTTACGATATTGCTGAATTTTTCAGTAGAGGCTTTGCCAAATGGCGGGAAGGGCATGAGCTTCGAAAAGAGGAACGCTTTGTCAAACAGGAAGAAAAAGCTCGTCAAAAGGCTGAGGAAGAGGCTAGATTAGAACGAGAAGAGGTCGAAAAAGCCTTACTCGATTTGCCTCCTGTCGATGTGGAAACGGGTGAAATACTGACAGAAGATGTTGTGCTTGACGCTCCACCTGTTCCAGAAGAAGAGTGGGTGGAACCAGAAATCATCCTGCCTCAAGCTGAACTTGAATTCGCTGAACAGGAAGATGGCTCAGATGATGAAGACGTACGGGTTGATTTTTCAGCTAAGGAAGCCCTTGAATACAAACTTCCAAGCTTACAACTCTTTGCCCCTGATAGACCCAAAGACCAGTCTAAAGAGAAGAAAATCGTCCGGGAAAACATCAAAATCCTAGAAGAAACCTTTGCTAGCTTTGGTATCAAGGTAACAGTTGAACGGGCTGAAATTGGACCATCAGTAACCAAGTATGAAGTCAAGCCAGCAGTGGGTGTAAGGGTCAACCGCATTTCCAATCTCGCAGACGACCTTGCTCTAGCCTTGGCAGCCAAGGATGTTCGAATCGAAGCACCTATCCCAGGGAAATCCCTGGTCGGAATCGAAGTACCCAACTCTGAGATTGCTACTGTGTCCTTCCGCGAACTATGGGAACAATCTCAAACGAAAGCTGAAAATCTCTTGGAAATTCCTTTAGGGAAGGCTGTTAATGGCACTGCAAGAGCATTTGATCTTTCTAAAATGCCCCACTTGCTAGTCGCAGGTTCAACGGGTTCAGGTAAGTCGGTCGCCGTTAACGGCATTATCGCTAGCATCCTCATGAAGGCGAGACCTGACCAAGTTAAATTTATGATGGTCGATCCCAAGATGGTTGAGTTATCTGTTTACAATGATATTCCCCACCTCTTGATTCCAGTTGTGACCAATCCACGCAAGGCCAGCAAGGCTCTGCAAAAGGTTGTGGATGAAATGGAAAATCGTTATGAACTTTTTGCCAAGGTGGGAGTTCGTAACATTGCAGGCTTTAATGCCAAGGTAGAAGAGTTCAATGCCCAGTCTGAGTACAAGCAGATTCCGCTACCGCTCATTGTCGTGATTGTGGATGAGTTGGCTGACCTCATGATGGTAGCCAGCAAGGAAGTAGAAGATGCCATTATCCGTCTCGGACAGAAGGCGCGTGCTGCAGGGATTCACATGATTCTTGCAACCCAGCGTCCATCCGTTGATGTCATCTCTGGTTTGATCAAGGCCAATGTTCCATCACGAGTGGCTTTTGCGGTTTCATCAGGGACAGACTCCCGTACTATCTTGGATGAAAATGGAGCTGAGAAACTGCTTGGACGTGGAGATATGCTCTTTAAACCAATTGATGAAAATCATCCAGTTCGTCTCCAAGGATCCTTTATCTCGGATGATGATGTTGAACGCATCGTAAACTTTATCAAGGCTCAGGCAGATGCGGACTACGATGAGAGTTTTGATCCAGGTGAGGTTTCTGAAAATGAAGGAGAATTTTCAGATGGTGAATCTGGTGGTGACCCGCTCTTTGAAGAAGCCAAGGCTTTGGTAATCGAAACTCAGAAAGCCAGCGCATCTATGATTCAGCGTCGTTTGTCAGTTGGATTTAACCGTGCGACTCGTCTCATGGAAGAGCTTGAGATGGCAGGTGTCATTGGTCCAGCTGAAGGTACCAAACCAAGAAAAGTTTTACAACAATAA
- a CDS encoding DUF6556 family protein has protein sequence MSNYRRTSKPKTEHIKKGFTVFQKIVATIASILGLITASITIMNALDNNKNTKKEPTTTQTTTIVKEIQKESPKENTSPNKENNTSQEKTQQEETPKASVKEEKKEEQKAATQDSSTPTPSKPTTENEKQSNSPTSENKTNQ, from the coding sequence ATGTCTAATTATCGTAGAACTTCAAAACCAAAAACAGAACACATCAAAAAAGGCTTTACAGTCTTTCAAAAAATCGTTGCGACTATCGCTAGTATCCTTGGCTTAATTACCGCAAGTATCACTATCATGAACGCCTTGGATAATAACAAAAATACTAAAAAAGAACCTACGACAACCCAGACGACAACCATTGTCAAAGAAATTCAAAAAGAATCCCCTAAGGAAAACACTAGTCCTAATAAGGAAAATAATACTAGTCAAGAAAAAACACAGCAAGAGGAAACGCCAAAAGCTAGCGTCAAGGAAGAGAAAAAAGAAGAGCAGAAAGCAGCAACTCAGGATTCTTCTACTCCTACTCCAAGTAAGCCTACTACTGAAAATGAAAAACAGTCCAATAGTCCAACTTCGGAAAATAAAACTAATCAATAA
- a CDS encoding cysteine desulfurase family protein — protein sequence MIYFDNSATTKPYPEALETYMQVASKILGNPSSLHRLGDQATRILDASRQQIADLIGKKSDEIFFTSGGTEGDNWVIKGVAFEKAQFGKHIIVSAIEHPAVKESALWLKNQGFEVDFAPVDEKGFVDVEALADLIRPDTTLVSVMAVNNEIGSIQPIEAISELLADKPTISFHVDAVQALAKIPTEKYLTERVDFATFSGHKFHGVRGVGFVYIKSGKKITPLLTGGGQERDYRSTTENVAGIAATAKALRLSMEKLDIFRSKTGQMKSVIRQALLDYPDIFVFSDEEDFAPHILTFGIKGVRGEVIVHAFEDYDIFISTTSACSSKAGKPAGTLIAMGVDKDKAQSAVRLSLDLENDMSQVEQFLTKLKLIYNQTRKVR from the coding sequence ATGATTTACTTTGATAATTCGGCGACGACCAAGCCTTATCCTGAAGCCCTTGAAACTTATATGCAGGTCGCTTCAAAAATTTTAGGAAATCCATCTAGTCTCCATCGTTTGGGAGACCAGGCAACACGAATCTTAGATGCTTCTCGCCAACAGATTGCAGATTTAATCGGTAAGAAAAGTGATGAAATCTTCTTTACATCTGGTGGAACAGAAGGTGATAACTGGGTTATCAAGGGTGTGGCCTTTGAAAAAGCCCAGTTTGGCAAGCACATCATCGTATCAGCCATTGAACATCCGGCAGTCAAAGAGTCAGCCCTTTGGTTGAAAAATCAAGGGTTTGAGGTAGATTTTGCTCCAGTTGATGAGAAAGGATTTGTGGATGTTGAGGCGCTAGCAGATTTGATACGACCAGATACGACCCTCGTTTCCGTCATGGCTGTGAACAATGAAATCGGCTCGATTCAACCTATTGAGGCTATTTCAGAACTGTTAGCAGACAAGCCGACTATTTCCTTCCACGTTGATGCGGTTCAGGCGCTTGCCAAGATTCCGACTGAAAAATATCTGACAGAACGAGTGGATTTCGCGACTTTCTCTGGTCACAAGTTCCACGGAGTTCGTGGTGTTGGTTTTGTCTATATCAAGTCTGGCAAGAAGATTACGCCTCTTTTAACAGGTGGGGGTCAGGAACGTGATTACCGTTCGACAACTGAAAATGTGGCAGGAATTGCAGCGACTGCCAAGGCTCTCCGCTTGTCTATGGAAAAGCTAGATATCTTTAGGAGCAAGACTGGGCAGATGAAGTCAGTAATTCGTCAAGCACTTCTGGACTATCCAGATATTTTTGTCTTTTCAGATGAGGAAGACTTCGCACCTCATATTCTGACTTTTGGAATTAAGGGTGTTCGTGGTGAAGTCATCGTTCACGCTTTTGAAGACTATGATATTTTCATCTCAACGACCTCTGCTTGTTCGTCCAAGGCTGGGAAACCTGCAGGAACCCTGATTGCCATGGGAGTGGATAAAGATAAGGCCCAGTCAGCTGTGCGTCTTAGTCTAGACCTTGAAAATGATATGAGTCAGGTCGAGCAATTTTTGACCAAGTTAAAATTAATTTACAACCAAACTAGAAAAGTAAGATAG
- the thiI gene encoding tRNA uracil 4-sulfurtransferase ThiI gives MQYSEIMIRYGELSTKGKNRMRFINKLRNNISDVLSIYPQVKVTADRDRAHAYLNGADYTAVAESLKQVFGIQNFSPVYKVEKSVEVLRSAVQEIMQDIYKEGMTFKISSKRSDHNFELDSRELNQTLGGAVFEAIPNVQAQMKNPDINLQVEIREEAAYISYETIRGAGGLPVGTSGKGMLMLSGGIDSPVAGYLALKRGVDIEAVHFASPPYTSPGALKKAQDLTRKLTKFGGNIQFIEVPFTEIQEEIKAKAPEAYLMTLTRRFMMRITDRIREVRNGLVIINGESLGQVASQTLESMQAINAVTNTPIIRPVVTMDKLEIIDIAQEIDTFDISIQPFEDCCTIFAPDRPKTNPKIKNAEQYEARMDVEGLVERAVAGIMITEITPQAEKDEVDDLIDNLL, from the coding sequence ATGCAGTATTCAGAAATTATGATTCGCTACGGAGAGTTGTCAACCAAGGGTAAAAACCGTATGCGTTTCATTAATAAACTTCGCAATAATATTTCAGACGTTTTGTCTATCTATCCCCAAGTTAAGGTAACCGCAGATCGTGACCGTGCCCACGCTTACCTCAATGGAGCTGATTACACAGCAGTAGCAGAATCGCTCAAACAAGTTTTTGGAATTCAAAACTTTTCCCCTGTTTATAAGGTTGAAAAATCTGTAGAAGTTCTGAGGTCTGCTGTCCAAGAGATTATGCAGGACATCTACAAGGAAGGCATGACCTTTAAGATTTCTAGCAAGCGTAGCGACCACAACTTTGAACTCGACAGTCGTGAACTCAACCAAACGCTTGGAGGAGCTGTTTTTGAAGCAATTCCAAATGTGCAAGCTCAGATGAAAAATCCTGATATCAATCTTCAGGTGGAGATTCGTGAGGAAGCTGCTTATATTTCTTATGAAACTATTCGTGGGGCTGGTGGTTTGCCAGTTGGAACTTCAGGTAAAGGGATGCTTATGTTGTCGGGAGGGATTGATTCACCTGTAGCTGGTTATCTAGCGCTTAAGCGTGGGGTAGATATTGAGGCTGTTCATTTTGCCAGCCCACCTTACACGAGTCCTGGAGCTCTTAAAAAAGCGCAGGATTTGACTCGTAAATTGACCAAGTTTGGGGGAAATATCCAGTTTATCGAAGTACCTTTTACAGAGATTCAAGAGGAAATTAAGGCCAAAGCGCCAGAAGCCTATCTCATGACCTTGACTCGTCGTTTTATGATGCGGATTACCGATCGTATTCGTGAGGTACGAAATGGTTTGGTTATTATCAATGGGGAAAGTCTTGGTCAAGTCGCTAGCCAAACTCTTGAAAGCATGCAGGCTATCAATGCAGTTACCAACACTCCCATCATCCGTCCAGTTGTGACAATGGATAAGTTGGAAATCATTGACATCGCCCAGGAAATCGATACCTTTGACATTTCTATCCAGCCTTTTGAGGACTGCTGTACGATTTTTGCGCCAGATCGTCCTAAGACCAATCCTAAGATTAAGAATGCAGAGCAGTATGAAGCACGTATGGATGTTGAAGGCTTAGTTGAGCGAGCAGTGGCTGGAATCATGATTACTGAGATTACACCTCAAGCTGAAAAAGATGAAGTTGATGACTTGATTGACAATCTGCTCTAA
- a CDS encoding alpha/beta hydrolase, with protein sequence MNQSYFYLKMKEHKLKVPYTGKERRVRVLLPKDYEKDTNRSYPVVYFHDGQNVFYSKESFIGHSWKIIPAIKRNPDISRMIVVAIDNDGMGRMNEYAAWKFQESPIPGQQFGGKGVEYAEFVMEVVKPFIDETYRTKADRQHTAMIGSSLGGNITQFIGLEYQDQIGCLGVFSSANWLHQEAFNRYIERQQLSPDQRIFIYVGTEEADDTDKTLMAGNIKQAYIDSSLRYYHDLIAEGVHLDNLVLKVQSGAIHSEIPWSENLPDCLRFFAEKW encoded by the coding sequence ATGAATCAATCCTACTTTTATCTAAAAATGAAAGAACACAAACTCAAGGTTCCTTATACGGGCAAGGAGCGCCGTGTTCGTGTTCTTCTGCCTAAAGATTATGAGAAAGACACGAATCGTTCCTATCCTGTTGTTTACTTTCATGACGGGCAGAATGTTTTTTATAGCAAGGAGTCTTTCATTGGTCATTCATGGAAGATTATCCCAGCTATTAAGCGTAATCCTGATATCAGTCGCATGATTGTCGTAGCCATTGATAATGATGGAATGGGGCGGATGAATGAGTATGCGGCATGGAAGTTCCAAGAATCTCCTATTCCGGGGCAGCAGTTTGGCGGTAAGGGTGTGGAATATGCCGAGTTTGTCATGGAGGTGGTCAAGCCTTTTATCGATGAAACTTATCGTACAAAAGCAGACCGCCAGCATACAGCCATGATTGGTTCCTCATTAGGTGGCAATATTACCCAGTTTATCGGTTTGGAATACCAAGACCAAATTGGATGTCTCGGGGTCTTTTCATCTGCTAACTGGCTCCATCAAGAGGCCTTTAACCGCTATATCGAGCGTCAGCAACTATCGCCTGACCAGCGCATCTTCATCTATGTGGGAACGGAAGAAGCGGATGATACAGACAAGACCTTGATGGCTGGTAATATCAAACAAGCCTATATCGACTCTTCGCTTCGCTATTACCATGATTTGATTGCTGAGGGAGTTCATCTGGATAATCTTGTCTTGAAAGTTCAGTCTGGTGCCATCCATAGTGAAATCCCTTGGTCGGAAAATTTACCAGACTGTCTGAGATTTTTTGCAGAAAAATGGTAA
- a CDS encoding esterase family protein, with the protein MHIENLSHWSGNLNREMYLNRYGHAGIPVVVFASSGGSHNEYYDFGMIDACASFIEEGRVQFFTLSSVDSESWLATWKNSHDQAEMHRAYERYVIEEAIPFIKHKTGWFDGMMTTGCSMGAYHAVNFFLQHPDVFTKVIALSGVYDARFFVGDYYNDDAIYQNSPVDYIWNQNDGWFIDRYRQAEIVLCTGLGAWEQDGLPSFYKLKEAFDQKQIPAWFAEWGHDVAHDWEWWRKQMPYFLGHLYL; encoded by the coding sequence ATGCATATTGAAAACCTTAGCCACTGGAGTGGCAATCTTAACCGTGAAATGTACCTTAATCGTTATGGACATGCTGGGATTCCAGTTGTGGTCTTTGCTTCATCAGGTGGTAGTCACAACGAATACTATGATTTTGGCATGATTGATGCCTGTGCTTCCTTTATCGAGGAAGGTCGTGTCCAGTTCTTTACCCTATCCAGTGTGGATAGTGAGAGCTGGTTGGCCACTTGGAAAAATAGTCATGACCAGGCGGAGATGCACCGTGCCTACGAACGCTATGTGATTGAGGAGGCTATTCCTTTTATCAAGCATAAGACAGGTTGGTTTGATGGTATGATGACGACAGGTTGCTCCATGGGTGCCTATCATGCTGTCAATTTCTTCCTCCAGCATCCAGATGTCTTTACCAAAGTGATTGCTCTTAGTGGTGTTTACGATGCACGTTTCTTTGTCGGCGATTACTACAATGACGATGCCATTTACCAAAACTCGCCAGTAGATTATATCTGGAACCAGAACGACGGCTGGTTTATTGACCGTTATCGTCAGGCAGAGATTGTGCTGTGTACGGGTCTTGGTGCCTGGGAACAAGACGGTCTACCATCTTTCTATAAGCTCAAAGAAGCCTTTGACCAGAAACAAATTCCAGCCTGGTTTGCTGAATGGGGACACGATGTCGCCCACGACTGGGAATGGTGGCGCAAACAAATGCCTTATTTCCTTGGCCATCTCTATTTATAA
- a CDS encoding ATP-grasp domain-containing protein: MNYLVISPYYPQNFQQFTIELANKGITVLGIGQEPYEQLDEPLRNSLTEYFRVDNLENIDEVKRAVAFLFYKHGPIDRIESHNEYWLELDAALREQFNVFGAKPEDLKKTKFKSEMKKLFKKAGVPVVPGAVIKTEADVDQAVNEIGLPMIAKPDNGVGAAATFKLETEDDINHFKAEWDHSTVYFFEKFVTSSEICTFDGLVDKDGKIVFSTTFDYAYTPLDLMIYKMDNSYYVLKEMDPKLRKYGEAIVKEFGMKERFFHIEFFREGDDYIAIEYNNRPAGGFTIDVYNFAHSLDLYRGYAAIVAGEEFPASEFEPQYCLATSRRANAHYVYSEEDLLAKYSQQFKVKKIMPAAFAELQGDYLYMMTTPSRQEMEQMIADFGQRQE; the protein is encoded by the coding sequence ATGAATTACCTTGTTATTTCTCCCTACTATCCGCAAAACTTTCAACAGTTTACCATCGAACTAGCCAATAAAGGCATCACAGTCTTGGGAATTGGTCAAGAACCATACGAGCAATTGGATGAACCTTTACGCAATAGCCTGACCGAGTATTTCCGTGTTGACAATCTTGAAAATATAGATGAAGTCAAACGTGCAGTTGCTTTTCTCTTTTATAAACATGGCCCGATTGACCGTATTGAATCCCACAATGAATATTGGCTAGAGCTGGACGCAGCACTCAGAGAGCAATTCAATGTCTTTGGTGCCAAACCAGAGGATCTCAAAAAGACGAAATTTAAGTCTGAAATGAAGAAACTCTTCAAAAAAGCAGGTGTCCCCGTGGTACCTGGAGCTGTTATCAAGACGGAAGCAGATGTGGATCAAGCTGTGAATGAAATCGGTCTTCCAATGATTGCCAAACCTGACAATGGAGTGGGAGCAGCTGCGACCTTTAAGCTTGAAACAGAAGACGATATCAACCACTTCAAGGCTGAGTGGGACCATTCAACCGTTTATTTCTTTGAAAAATTTGTCACTTCTAGCGAAATCTGTACCTTTGACGGGCTTGTAGACAAGGATGGAAAGATTGTCTTCTCAACGACCTTCGACTACGCCTATACACCGCTGGATCTCATGATTTACAAGATGGACAATTCCTACTATGTGCTCAAGGAGATGGATCCCAAATTACGTAAATATGGTGAGGCAATTGTCAAGGAATTTGGTATGAAAGAACGGTTCTTCCATATCGAGTTCTTCCGTGAAGGGGATGATTACATCGCCATTGAGTACAATAACCGCCCTGCAGGTGGTTTCACTATTGATGTTTATAACTTTGCTCATTCTTTGGATCTTTATCGTGGCTACGCAGCTATAGTCGCAGGAGAAGAGTTCCCAGCGTCAGAGTTTGAACCTCAGTATTGTTTGGCTACATCACGTCGTGCAAATGCTCACTATGTCTATTCTGAGGAGGACTTGCTTGCCAAATATAGTCAGCAGTTCAAGGTTAAAAAAATCATGCCAGCGGCCTTCGCGGAACTTCAAGGGGATTACCTTTATATGATGACAACTCCGAGTCGACAAGAAATGGAGCAGATGATTGCTGATTTCGGACAACGTCAAGAGTAA
- the gla gene encoding aquaglyceroporin Gla — protein MDFTWAIKYATEFLATAILIILGNGAVANVELKGTKGHQSGWIVIAVGYGMGVMIPALMFGNVSGNHINPAFTLGLAISGLFPWAQVAPYIIAQVLGAIFGQALVVATHRPYYLKTENPNNILGTFSTISSLDNGTKESRFAATVNGFVNEFVGSFVLFFAALGMTKNFFGAELVSKAQAAINAQVAQATTQGQTIPQEQVTAALDQAKEQVAPFMTSGLGIAHLALGFLVMALVTSLGGPTGPALNPARDLGPRLLHAFLPKSVLGEHKGDSKWWYSWVPVVAPIAAAIAAVAIFKFLYL, from the coding sequence ATGGATTTCACATGGGCAATTAAATATGCCACTGAATTTTTGGCCACTGCTATTTTGATCATTCTTGGAAATGGTGCAGTTGCCAACGTTGAACTTAAAGGTACGAAAGGTCACCAAAGTGGCTGGATCGTTATCGCTGTTGGTTATGGTATGGGGGTTATGATCCCAGCCTTGATGTTTGGTAACGTATCTGGTAACCACATTAACCCAGCCTTCACTCTTGGACTTGCGATCAGCGGTCTCTTCCCTTGGGCACAAGTTGCGCCTTATATCATCGCACAAGTTTTGGGTGCTATCTTTGGTCAAGCCTTGGTTGTGGCGACACACCGCCCATATTACTTGAAAACTGAAAATCCAAACAACATTTTGGGTACTTTCTCAACCATTTCAAGTTTGGATAATGGTACAAAAGAATCACGTTTTGCAGCAACTGTTAACGGTTTTGTAAACGAGTTTGTTGGTTCATTTGTTCTTTTCTTTGCAGCTCTTGGAATGACTAAAAACTTCTTTGGTGCTGAACTAGTATCAAAAGCACAAGCTGCTATCAATGCTCAAGTTGCACAAGCAACTACTCAAGGTCAAACAATTCCTCAAGAACAAGTAACAGCAGCACTTGATCAAGCTAAAGAACAAGTAGCACCATTTATGACATCTGGTCTTGGAATTGCTCACTTGGCACTTGGATTCCTTGTTATGGCCTTGGTAACATCACTTGGTGGACCTACAGGACCTGCCTTGAACCCAGCCCGTGACTTGGGACCACGTCTCCTTCATGCTTTCCTTCCAAAATCAGTTCTTGGTGAGCACAAAGGTGATTCAAAATGGTGGTATTCTTGGGTACCAGTAGTAGCACCGATCGCAGCAGCAATTGCGGCAGTAGCTATCTTCAAATTCCTTTACCTATAA
- a CDS encoding CppA N-terminal domain-containing protein: MNVNQIVRIIPTLKVNNRKLNETFYIETLGMKALLEESAFLSLGDQTGLEKLVLEEAPSMRTRKVEGRKKLARLIVKVENPLEIEGLLSKTDSIHQLYKGQNGYAFEIYSPEDDLVLIHAEDDRENLVEVGEKPEFQTDLESISLSKFEISMELHLPTDVDSFLELSEIGASLDFIPAQGQDLTVDNTITWDLSMLKFLVNELDIESLRQKFESTEYFIPKSEKFFLGKDRNNVELWFEEV; the protein is encoded by the coding sequence ATGAATGTAAATCAGATTGTACGGATTATTCCTACTTTAAAAGTTAATAATAGAAAATTAAATGAAACATTTTATATAGAAACCCTTGGCATGAAGGCCTTGTTAGAAGAGTCAGCCTTTCTGTCACTAGGTGATCAAACAGGTCTAGAAAAGCTGGTTTTAGAAGAAGCTCCAAGTATGCGCACTCGTAAGGTAGAGGGAAGAAAAAAACTAGCTAGATTGATTGTCAAAGTGGAAAATCCCTTAGAAATTGAAGGACTCTTATCTAAAACAGATTCGATTCATCAATTATATAAAGGTCAAAACGGCTACGCTTTTGAAATTTACTCTCCAGAAGATGATTTGGTTTTGATTCATGCGGAAGATGACAGAGAAAATCTAGTAGAAGTAGGAGAAAAGCCAGAATTTCAAACAGATCTGGAGTCAATTTCTTTAAGTAAATTTGAAATTTCTATGGAATTACACCTCCCAACGGATGTAGATAGTTTCTTGGAACTATCTGAAATTGGGGCGTCACTTGATTTTATCCCAGCTCAGGGGCAAGATTTGACTGTGGACAATACGATTACTTGGGACTTATCTATGCTCAAGTTCTTGGTCAATGAACTAGATATAGAAAGTCTTCGCCAGAAATTTGAGTCTACTGAATATTTTATTCCCAAGTCTGAAAAATTCTTCCTTGGAAAAGATAGAAATAATGTTGAATTGTGGTTTGAAGAAGTATGA
- a CDS encoding serine hydrolase domain-containing protein produces the protein MKWTKIIKKIEEQIEAGIYPGASFAYFKDHQWKEFYLGQSDPEHGLQTQAGLVYDLASVSKVVGVGTVFTFLWERGQLDIDRPVTDFLAESDYPDITIRQLLTHATDLDPFIPNRDLLTASELKEAMFHLNRRSQPSFLYSDVHFLLLGFVLERIFNQDLDVILQEQVFNPWRMTETQFGPVELAVPTVRGVEAGLVHDPKARLLGRHAGSAGLFSTVKDLQIFLEHYLADDFARDLSQNFSPLDDKERSLAWNLEGDWLDHTGYTGTFIMWNRQKQEAAIFLSNRTYKKDERAQWILDRNQVMDLIRKEE, from the coding sequence ATGAAGTGGACCAAGATTATTAAAAAAATAGAAGAACAAATCGAGGCAGGGATCTATCCCGGAGCCTCTTTTGCGTATTTTAAGGACCATCAATGGAAGGAGTTCTATTTAGGTCAGAGTGACCCAGAGCATGGCTTGCAGACTCAAGCAGGACTAGTTTATGACCTAGCCAGTGTCAGCAAGGTTGTTGGGGTAGGTACTGTTTTTACTTTTTTGTGGGAAAGAGGTCAATTAGATATTGACAGACCAGTAACCGATTTTTTAGCTGAGAGTGATTATCCAGATATTACTATTCGTCAGCTCTTAACTCATGCTACAGACCTTGATCCTTTTATTCCCAATCGTGATCTTTTAACAGCCTCAGAATTAAAGGAAGCGATGTTTCATCTCAACAGACGAAGTCAGCCATCCTTTCTTTATTCGGATGTTCATTTTTTACTGTTGGGCTTTGTTTTGGAAAGAATCTTTAATCAAGACTTGGATGTGATTTTACAGGAGCAAGTTTTTAATCCTTGGAGAATGACGGAAACCCAATTTGGACCTGTTGAGCTTGCTGTTCCAACAGTTAGAGGTGTCGAGGCAGGTCTGGTACATGATCCCAAGGCTCGCCTCCTAGGCAGACATGCAGGTAGTGCTGGTTTGTTTTCGACTGTAAAGGATTTACAAATCTTTTTAGAACACTATTTAGCAGATGATTTTGCAAGAGATTTGAGTCAAAATTTTTCTCCTTTGGATGACAAGGAACGTTCTTTGGCATGGAATTTGGAAGGAGATTGGTTAGACCATACGGGCTATACAGGTACCTTTATCATGTGGAATCGCCAGAAGCAAGAAGCGGCTATTTTCCTATCGAATCGTACCTATAAAAAGGATGAGAGGGCTCAATGGATTTTAGACCGCAATCAAGTGATGGACTTGATTCGCAAAGAAGAGTAA